Below is a genomic region from Sorghum bicolor cultivar BTx623 chromosome 9, Sorghum_bicolor_NCBIv3, whole genome shotgun sequence.
cggcaggGGCGCGTCCTCGGCAGGGGCTCGTCGGTGGCGACCAGGGGCGCCCTGGCGGCGTCGGTGGCGGGCAGGGCGGCGTCGGTGGCGGGCAGGGGCACCTTCGGCTGGGCGCGTGACGGCAGCGGCCCTCGCTGGTGTCCGCGACCTCGGCAGGAGCGCGTCCTCGGCAGGGGCTCGTCGGTGGCGACCAGGGGCGCCCTGGCGGCGTCGGTGGCGGGCAGGACGGCGACGGTGGCGGGCAGGGGTCCTGGCCGCGGCGCTGGCGGGCAGGAGCGCCCTGGCGGCGTCTTTGGCGCCCTGGCGGGCAGGGCGGCGTCGGTGGCGGGCAGGGGCACCTTCGGCTGGGCGCGTGACGGCAGCGGCCCTCGCTGGTGTCCGCGTCCTCGGCAAGGGCGCGTCCTCGGCAGGGGCTCGCTGGTGTCGGGCAGGGGCGCCCTGGCGGCGTCGGTGGCGGGCAGGGCGGCGACGGTGGTGGGCAGGGATCCTGGCCGCGGCGCTGGCGGGCAGGAGCGACCTGGCGGCGGCGTTGAGCGACCTCGTGCGGCGCGTGGGAGGGGCGCGTGGGAGGGAGCCGGGGCAGCGGACAGTCGCGACCTCGTGCGGCGTGTGGGAGGGAGTCGAGGCAGCGGACAGTCGCGACCTCGTTCCGGCGCGCGGAGGGGTGAGTGATGAGTTTGATCTGAGCGTTCCTGGCCGCAAGATGATATTTAGAGTTAATCTCCCCccttaattttgtaaattagaCATCACTGTGTGCAATTAGGTGGGTGTACTTAGATTAGGCATGACTGTGGGGGTAGTTTTGTGTGTGGATTTAGGAAAGTTTTAAGTGGTGTATTATATAGTAGTGGAGATATTTTGTATAATAACATTCtatctatatttttttaaaaaaagtaatAACAATAGTTAATTGTGAGCcacataaaaaataacta
It encodes:
- the LOC110430445 gene encoding spidroin-1-like — its product is MFRCCRELALDTCRDVQRRSPVSASSAGRVTAAAFPGVGVLGWARDGSGVPRCRRPRQGRVLGRGSSVATRGALAASVAGRAASVAGRGTFGWARDGSGPRWCPRPRQERVLGRGSSVATRGALAASVAGRTATVAGRGPGRGAGGQERPGGVFGALAGRAASVAGRGTFGWARDGSGPRWCPRPRQGRVLGRGSLVSGRGALAASVAGRAATVVGRDPGRGAGGQERPGGGVERPRAARGRGAWEGAGAADSRDLVRRVGGSRGSGQSRPRSGARRGE